The Capsicum annuum cultivar UCD-10X-F1 chromosome 3, UCD10Xv1.1, whole genome shotgun sequence genomic sequence TTGCAAAAACACAAAttccattacaaaaaaataaccatattcaaatcgaaaaaaaaaaattgataggcATGGCCgtgcagtatcattttttttaatctttttttaggATTCTCcgatttaattttttgaacttcGATCAGCAGCTTTCCCGAGCTTCTTCATCTAATGGAGTCGTTACGATTTTTTGATCTGTTTTCAACAAAATTTGGATCCTCGTAATCAAATTTTTCGGGAACGAATCCAATAATCCGATTTGTTGGTTGACAATGGTCTAACTGAGTTAACCTTAAATTAAAAGATGGAGTATCATCCATTTACTAAGTAATAATCAGTAAATGAAGTACATGCAAGAACTTATTCTATAGAATTTTCAATTttggtaaaatagaaaaaaaaaatcttattcaaAGTAGGGGAAAAAAAGATTAAACTTATTCTATTGAATGAACAACATGTAATAAATTGTTCAGTCAGAATCTAAAATATTTTGGTAAAATCGTAAAAAAAAACTAACCCGATTTGTTGTAAATGACGTTTTTTGTTAGAACTGAATGTCACTGAGAAAGAGAGTAAATCAAACATGgtaattaattcaaaaatggTAACCGCTACTTTATGGATTCTTGATTTTAGGCTTCTTCCATGGATAACAAACCATTAACAATTTGGTAAAGTTATGTAAATGTACTTTTGGAGAGTGAAAttgaaaaagtgaaatttttgtaatatattttgagagttgagattttggataataagtgaaacttaagttatggctttgtgtaatttttagtttaataattttaattcagTCCAATCCATCCATTTAACACCCCTAATAGGAAAGTACAAGAGGCAATGCATTTACGTGAGAAATATTGCCCGGAAAGAGGCAAGAATAACAAATGATCAGAACATAGATGTGAGCTTATAAAGAAACGGGGTGCTGAATTGGAGTAACTCTACTGTCCATGTCTTACATAGTTCATCTACTTTGTAGATTTGCTTAAAATATGTTTCGCCTCTTAAATTACCTTTAGTTAATCTTATGCTTTTATTgaaggaaaaagactcaaatatgcattgaactatcagaaatgactcatttatgccattcgttaaaagttgggctcatttatgccatcgccgttacaaaattggttcatccatgccattactttttaacagtcGGTTTTTAAAAACAGTCTTACCACGTGGCAACTTATTAGAGGGtcacgtcattttttattttattttttaatttttatttttttaaaaaataattttctttttttattttttttgatccattaaaaagaatccacctaAATTTTTgatctattaaaaattaatttgatctatacttttaaaatttgattaatttttcatcatcaaacaaatatttaaagattttttttttttaaatctactactaaaatttataaccaaacgctattctaattaagcatatagtatgtcttagcatacatgaaatattttgtcagccgaatgtaagtaactttttagttttttagttttttttattaagcATAGAATGACACCATCAGCATCAGGAGCGTCTCAAGCAAATTTAtggcctaaggcaaaaatcaaacggaggccttgcgttttatttttttatataattttttttcttttttctataaatagtatttaatatatttcttaaaatttataatttattattactaaacaaaaataggcccctcaaattttggggtcttagGCGTCCgccttttctcctaaagggttgagccgcccctaatcagcattcaacatttgtacgtaacactttatgcatcatcatttatcattgtAAAAATAGGAAGTCGACAACATGACGACATATATAGTATACGTAGAGTTGGCAAAATGAGAAGCTAACTATtagtaatataataataatatttgatgtttatatatcccttcagtttcaactgaaaaatgacaaaagttttagttaacgtgaatctttttttaaaaataaataaagtgataaaaaacGTAGAGtgtatactctctccgttccCTTTTAGTTACTCGCCCGCcaattaaaataactattttattataatatatttattaaatgatgtttactattgtatttgaaattaatttgaagaaaaaaataattaatataaaaggtaaaatatgaaaacaatcttaatatgtcaaaaatgaaaaaaaagaaacgaatcgaacgagaatgttttaagaatatattcatgaaaaattaatcacattttaaaagtatagatcaaactaattttcaatggatcaaaaagttgtgTGGATTCattttaatggataaaaaaaaattattttttaaaaaaaaaaattaaaaatgacgtggccatctaataagctgccacgtggcaagactatttttaaaaatcggttgttaaaaagtaatggcatggatgagccggTTTTGTAACGACGATGACATAAATGAACCTAACTTTTAACGGAtaacataaatgagtcatttctgataattcagtggcatatttgagttTTTTCCTTTATTGAACTGTCTATGGATTTCCCCGGGGTGGGAAGGAATAGGAAAGAAGAATGTGAAACTGGAAAAGCTAAATATGGATTTATACTCCAGCAAtttcgatgagattcctattaCAAACATAGTTTTACATGAATGATTAATTTGTACGAAATTGAAGAACTTAAGAAACTTAATACTCTAAAAATTCCTTCTTAGTAGCTGTACAGGAACTCAACACCCAACTATATGAAATTAAAGTTGAAAACTGTAGGTTGGTAGTGGTGCTTGATAAGCTGCTATAATGAAAATGGCTTGGTGTACACATCAAATGGCTCAGTTGCTGTCAACTGTGGCTCCTGCAACAAAAGATGAAAACAACAATTTTGACATCAAAAATACTGATTCCATATATAGACACTTATGTTTCAATGTCTATGAATGGACTGATACCGAAGAGAAGAAAGAgggatattttttattaaaaaaaaattagaagaaacttTTTTGGGTAAAAGCTATCCAGTCATGCGATTCTATGCGCCATTAGCAATTGGTTACAAATGAACCTATTCCATATCCAGTCCTAACATtcatcttaaattttttttttaacctaAAACGCTATCTATTTCTAGCATGATCAAACATTTAAATTAAACAAACACATTCTTTTAGCATAAGGTACCTGTCTCATTCCAATGCCAACACTTCCTCCCGTAACCAGCATTGTCAGAAGAGACGTCACAATGCCACCCCCTAGATCATTATCAGAACTGCGAATGGAAGATCTCATTGCATTTAGAATACCTCCATACGTGGTTCCTTGTCCGTGCTCAATTGCTTGGATGAAGGAAAAGGTCATCGCACCAGTTGAAGTGACCTTGGACAAACTCTGCCATCAATTAGAACATTCATTTAATTGGCTTAGTTAGATTGTTTAATCGTATACATTTCGATATCCCGAATTCAAAATTTAAGAGGAAAGAATTTTACATCCGTATCAGCAGAAGTTTGATCATCATCACAACCACTGAAGGATATGACCTCTCCCCCACTTGTTCCTTTCCATGCTCCTGATTGAGGACGATGGTCTTCCCATACATATCGTCCAGTCCTGTAACCAACGGGCATCAAATATGAGATAACAGTTATGGAAGTATTTCTGGAAAGGTATTGGACTGAGAGCGTGGTCTATTATACCTAGTTCTAAAGCAACACCTACTAGAGAATACTTAATCTCTTCTCGTCCTCAAACTAGCCTATTAGACAATCTAGCATTATGCAGAAAAAGAACTAGTGCTACAGACCTGTCCATCCTACAAAGAAACGGTAGATCAAGCATAGTACCACTGTGACAAgcatcaataatagcatgaagCTTAGCCCCACGGGGAAGAGGCCTAACAAGTGTTGCATTAATTTCATCATCAACGATCATTCCTTGGGTTTCAAAATCCAAGGGGCAAAGTGTTTCATCGAACCCATCAACTTCATCTCCAGTGTAATTCCTCTGTTGTGAACCATGACCAGAATAATGAAACACCAGAGAATCCCCTGCCTGACAACCTTGCACAAGCCAGTACATTGCCATtcttatattatgttttgttggaATTCTGTATGGATCTCTCTCTTCGTCTGAAAGTATATTTCCACAGGGAAATGGAGATTTCAGAGTTAGAATTAGTTAATAGTGAGTTTATCTATATTATATAACATGAGAACATGCGATGGTATATAACTAAAACAGAAAACTTATTGACCTAGATCCTTAGTCCCCATCACATCTCCTCGCAAAAGATAACACAGAATCAAACTGAAAGGGGAAAATGCCATAGCCTTTACGAATTATTCCCAAGACACCAAATATGAGAGCATAAAgcgacagacacataaaagaatGCATGATGTATTCAAGATTTTAACTCATGGCAAGATAGGACTTAGCAGACTTCTACCTCAAGGTTGTTCTTTATATACCAGACAACTTCAGTTTTACCGTTTTGGGGAAATCCAGTACAATGTTTTCAGATGGTGAAGTCATGATCCTAAGTAGAAATGCAATAAGCTTATGTTATCATTAATGATGGAGTTCGCATAGCAGTTAAGTATATAGACCAGCATTGTCATCTCACTTCAATATTACATCAGCACACTCTTTTGGAGAAAGCTGTGATTGTCACATAAAGgtgtgaagaagaaaataaaaggcATATTGAGTATACCTTTTACGAAAATATTTTGTTAGATGTTATTCCTCTGTCTCCTCATGTTATTCCTTCTGTCTCTTATGTAATACAATTTGCTTAATCACAATTTTAGAAATTAGATTGACTTATCTGATTAAATTGTAGCTAAAAGTTGCTCCTAGGTGATAAAGAAAATGCCACATTATTGTTTAAATACAATTTGTTAAAATACATTTGAATTCTTGAAACTAGTTGTAACTAcatacttttttttcttcatgagTTGCTACATAAATTGGGGCGGGGGAATAAATAGGACAAACATTTGAAAATTCTAAAGTTTCCTACACATAAACACAAGATCAGGACCAATTATCACTCTAAGCAACAACTAGACAAAAGAGTGGAACAACAGATTCCAGCAGTTGCACTTGCTATCAATAACCATGAGAAATAAGATAATAGACATTAGTGAACAACATAATCTCTATCATATTTAGCTTAAACTGAATAAATGCCAACCTGATTTGTTTAGAAAGAGCACAGTGGTAATATTTGTCTACAAAAGTAGTAGTAAGAGATTTGATAACCCAAAGAACCAAACTAATGCGAAAATTGATAATTAATCATATTAAAAAATCATGTGAGGAGAACCAATTTttttgccatgtgaccaggaggtcatgggttcaagccttagaAACAGCCTCCGACAAAATGCAAGGTAAAGCTATGtataatacacccttgtggtggatCCTTTCTTGACCTTGCGCATAGTGGAGCTTTAGTGAATCGGACTGCCATTTTTACGTGGGAAGGAGCAAGAGAAAATGTTACACATAAAgtggtctatttttattttttgtgtaaataaagaattgaaaattacTTTTCCATTTGTCAGGTCTGAACACTTGGTCTTACTTATGTGAAGATCCAAAGTTtcataaaggagaaaaacaaaggACGAGGAAATACTTGAACAATATTAGTTGGTTTTGACATTTTTGTAAAACATTGCAGTGACCCGAATATTGCATAGAGAACCTAACATGTTTGTTTGGACTCAATATTCTGAGTTCCTACAATAACTTGGTCTCTTGTCTGACACTAAATACTATACTAAAAAACCAACACAACATTTAGCAGAATGTAGTAAAAAGGtaaattttcatgctttaatttttctttcaattgcTTGACCCCTTCCCCCTGATCTACAAAATATTGGTTATTCTGTTTTCAAAATTCAACCAGCAGTTGAAAATTTTCGAATTCCTCTAATTGCTAGAGGTCATGAAGTGATAAATGTAATTCCATTGGAAAAATGGGCACAATGCATTAGAAAACAATTGAAAGTTACCTCAGAACAAGTCAAAGTCAAGATACGATAAGTTCAAAGATGGGAAAAAGGGAGCGTATTGTATTCAAAGGGATGAACGAGAGTTATACCAGTAAGCATGAGAATGGAGTCTTGAGGAAACTTGAATCGATTGGTGAGCAAGAACCTCATACATTTGGCATCATTGATGCATCCCTTGAGTTCATTCTTGGTGTTCTTATACGAAATACCAACAATCACAGCTCTCTTTCGCGCGCCCTGTGACAAGGAATTTTGACCTGAAGTTAAGTGGTAATTATAAGGAGACGGGGGAGGAGCTAGAGGATAGTAGTGGTTATTGTAGGCAGAAgctggtgttggtggtggtggcggGGCAGGGGCTGTAGGATAGTAGGCGGAAGGacgtggtggtggtagtggtgctggaTTAGTGCGAGGGTCAGCGATAAGAGTTACGGCTCGGCAGATGGCGCAGCGTATGGACTTTGCACCTGGTGGAAGTTGTAAGGGTGTGTGGCAGTTGGAACAGTTGACAagcatcatc encodes the following:
- the LOC107873093 gene encoding metacaspase-1 translates to MMLVNCSNCHTPLQLPPGAKSIRCAICRAVTLIADPRTNPAPLPPPRPSAYYPTAPAPPPPPTPASAYNNHYYPLAPPPSPYNYHLTSGQNSLSQGARKRAVIVGISYKNTKNELKGCINDAKCMRFLLTNRFKFPQDSILMLTDEERDPYRIPTKHNIRMAMYWLVQGCQAGDSLVFHYSGHGSQQRNYTGDEVDGFDETLCPLDFETQGMIVDDEINATLVRPLPRGAKLHAIIDACHSGTMLDLPFLCRMDRTGRYVWEDHRPQSGAWKGTSGGEVISFSGCDDDQTSADTDSLSKVTSTGAMTFSFIQAIEHGQGTTYGGILNAMRSSIRSSDNDLGGGIVTSLLTMLVTGGSVGIGMRQEPQLTATEPFDVYTKPFSL